TGTGGGCGTTATGCGTCATCAAGCCATATGGAATCAATAAGGAATAAGTAATGCCCAGAAAGTACACCTTTTTTATACATATGAATGCTACAAAAGAATGGCTTTCCCTTAGTAGAGATGATCGGGAAAACTATTTTAGTCATATTAAAACTGAAATATTTGCAAAATATCCAAGTGTATCGGTGCGGCTCTATGATGTAGAAGCTTTCAGCACCAAATGTAGTGATATTGCTGTCTACGAGACCGAAAACATTCAAGATTATTATTTCATGATAGATGCTTTGCGGGATAGCAAGATCTATACAGTACCTTATTTTGAAATTGTAGATATTTTCCCAACAATAGAAGATGGCTTCGTGGAGTATGAATCGTCACTATCCAGCAACGCATAACAAACGCAAGCAGGCAGGGACAAACTTTCCGCTGGCGCTCCAAGTTTGCCCCTGTTGCGGACGTTAAGCTTCCCAGCCAAAATTGTTGATACGGTGTTGAATGAATTTTAATTACCAATTGAAGTGTAATACATGTGAATCTCTAATTGATGTGAGGGTTGGCATGTCAAATAGGGATGAAACACCTATGAGGTTTGCCTGCGTGAATTGCGGGGAACCGATACACATTATTTACCCACGTAAAGGCGGAATAAAAATTAAGGGCGCAGTAAGTCTTCCTTTTGAGGGCCCATTTGACGGCTCAAACCCCTT
Above is a window of Ketobacter sp. MCCC 1A13808 DNA encoding:
- a CDS encoding darcynin family protein, coding for MPRKYTFFIHMNATKEWLSLSRDDRENYFSHIKTEIFAKYPSVSVRLYDVEAFSTKCSDIAVYETENIQDYYFMIDALRDSKIYTVPYFEIVDIFPTIEDGFVEYESSLSSNA